Proteins encoded together in one Flavobacteriales bacterium window:
- a CDS encoding OmpA family protein — MRHLTVALSFFAVASAFAQPIDTTRTWVVNGDFEQWEGKSKLKRAGGIQYAKGWSSATSKKADLFSEVATVESTVSTPKNFAGEQMALSGSNYAGVRWWSHQNKEPRTYIQTQLKSKMKKDSLYCVRYYVSLGDLSKYATGELGAWFSKDKTEKEEPVSLTYEVTVPPVRTKIYNDMFSWQGVCGTYESKGNEEWMIIGNFAATEKTDNAKAKRPKGETRPQVFSAYYYIDNVEVYPVKNRSSCSCEQLKDAESEYIFSRKGVTPPGLKPKERAERQTIYFKRFQRMIDPSMEPWLEDIKKAMIEDPAMRIELTGHFDATEMDRTRIRPDLAELSKERAEAVRDALVEMGIEAGRISVVGKDASEPADDSGNEVGMSKNRRVNVVVK; from the coding sequence ATGCGCCACCTCACAGTCGCCCTGTCCTTCTTCGCCGTCGCATCAGCCTTTGCGCAGCCCATCGATACCACACGCACCTGGGTGGTCAATGGGGACTTCGAGCAATGGGAAGGCAAATCGAAGCTGAAGCGCGCTGGCGGCATCCAGTACGCCAAAGGCTGGAGCAGTGCCACCAGCAAGAAAGCCGACCTCTTCAGCGAAGTGGCCACGGTGGAGAGCACGGTGAGCACCCCTAAGAACTTCGCTGGCGAGCAGATGGCCCTGAGCGGCAGCAACTACGCTGGTGTGCGCTGGTGGAGCCACCAGAACAAGGAGCCGCGCACCTACATCCAGACCCAGCTCAAGAGCAAGATGAAGAAGGACTCGCTCTACTGCGTGCGCTACTATGTGAGCCTCGGCGACCTCAGCAAGTACGCCACCGGCGAGCTCGGCGCCTGGTTCAGCAAGGACAAGACCGAGAAAGAGGAACCCGTCAGCCTCACTTACGAAGTGACCGTGCCGCCAGTGCGCACCAAGATCTACAACGACATGTTCAGCTGGCAGGGCGTGTGCGGCACCTATGAGAGCAAGGGCAACGAAGAGTGGATGATCATCGGGAACTTCGCTGCCACCGAGAAGACTGACAACGCGAAAGCCAAGCGCCCCAAAGGCGAGACCCGTCCGCAGGTCTTCAGCGCCTACTACTACATCGACAATGTGGAGGTGTATCCCGTGAAGAACCGCAGCTCCTGCTCGTGCGAGCAGCTCAAGGACGCCGAGAGCGAGTACATCTTCAGCCGCAAAGGCGTCACGCCACCCGGCCTGAAGCCGAAGGAGAGGGCCGAGCGCCAGACCATCTACTTCAAGCGTTTCCAGCGCATGATCGACCCGAGCATGGAGCCTTGGCTGGAGGATATCAAGAAGGCCATGATAGAGGACCCCGCCATGCGCATTGAACTCACCGGCCACTTCGACGCCACCGAGATGGACCGGACGCGCATCCGTCCAGACCTGGCCGAGCTCTCGAAGGAGCGCGCAGAGGCCGTGCGCGATGCGTTGGTGGAGATGGGCATCGAAGCCGGACGCATCAGCGTGGTGGGCAAGGACGCCTCTGAGCCCGCCGATGACAGCGGCAACGAGGTTGGCATGAGCAAGAACCGGCGCGTGAACGTGGTGGTGAAGTAG
- a CDS encoding four helix bundle protein translates to MAAFKDFEEIIAWQRGIDLSASIYARFKDHRDFGFRDQILRASVSVSNNIAEGFGRGSNTQFRYFLNVSRASCNEVRSTIVLAERIGYLSKEDVDALRAECIRLSATILGLIKTMRRDYLNSFAPWLIPLASWAGWL, encoded by the coding sequence ATGGCAGCTTTCAAGGATTTCGAGGAGATCATCGCATGGCAGCGCGGGATTGATCTGTCCGCCAGCATATACGCACGCTTCAAGGATCACCGGGATTTTGGATTCAGGGACCAGATCCTCAGAGCGTCGGTCTCCGTCTCGAACAACATCGCCGAAGGGTTCGGTCGCGGGTCGAACACGCAGTTCCGCTATTTCCTGAACGTGTCCCGGGCGTCGTGCAATGAGGTGCGGTCCACTATCGTGCTCGCTGAGCGTATAGGCTATCTGAGCAAGGAGGATGTCGATGCGCTGCGAGCGGAATGCATCCGGCTGAGTGCGACGATCCTCGGATTGATCAAGACCATGAGGCGCGACTACTTGAATTCGTTCGCGCCCTGGCTTATCCCGCTCGCATCATGGGCCGGTTGGCTGTAG
- a CDS encoding MFS transporter, with protein MDKNDPKVIRAWTFYDWANSVYSLTITSAVFPIFYAAITKDEEGEDLVLNSAIGIPAPSLYSYALSVGFLIVAVIAPLLSGIADSRGNKLAFLKGFCYLGAMSCAGLAFFTLEGIWWGLGLVALACIGFSGSLVFYDAFLVDIAGKDQHDKVSARGYTMGYIGSVVLLVINLLMVMQPDWFSLPKSITIGDVTYGGVPARVTFITVGLWWAGFAQVAFHRLPKRTPAADGHDGLLWSGYRELRKVWRQLMATVRLKRYLLAFFVFNMGIQTVMYLAVIFAEQEVKQVDAAGTVVPIASESLIISILIIQLVAAVGATLFVRLSARFGNIRALAIGVTVWVGICTAAYFTRWTHEFYILAGCVGLVMGGCQALARSTYAKFLPATNDTASYFSFYDVSYYLGTVLGTVIFGAVFQLTNDLRNTAIALGLIFIAGVVLLLRVPKEEVRITGAGGA; from the coding sequence GTGGACAAGAACGACCCCAAGGTCATCCGCGCATGGACCTTCTACGATTGGGCCAACTCGGTCTATTCGCTCACCATCACCAGCGCGGTGTTCCCGATCTTCTATGCGGCCATCACCAAGGATGAGGAAGGGGAGGACCTGGTGCTCAACAGCGCCATCGGGATCCCGGCGCCATCGCTTTACTCGTACGCGCTTTCGGTCGGCTTCCTCATCGTGGCGGTGATCGCCCCGCTGCTCAGCGGCATCGCCGACAGTCGCGGCAATAAGCTCGCGTTCCTCAAGGGGTTCTGCTACCTCGGCGCCATGTCCTGCGCGGGCCTGGCCTTCTTCACCCTCGAGGGCATCTGGTGGGGGCTCGGCCTGGTGGCGCTTGCCTGCATCGGCTTCAGCGGAAGCCTGGTTTTCTACGATGCCTTCCTCGTGGATATCGCAGGCAAGGATCAGCACGACAAGGTGAGCGCGCGCGGCTACACCATGGGCTACATCGGCAGCGTGGTCCTGCTCGTCATAAACCTGCTCATGGTGATGCAGCCCGATTGGTTCTCCTTGCCGAAGAGCATCACCATCGGCGATGTGACCTACGGTGGCGTGCCGGCCCGGGTCACCTTCATCACGGTCGGCCTTTGGTGGGCCGGCTTCGCGCAGGTCGCCTTCCACCGCCTGCCGAAGCGGACACCAGCGGCCGATGGCCACGATGGCCTGCTCTGGAGCGGCTACCGGGAATTGCGGAAGGTGTGGCGGCAGCTCATGGCCACCGTGAGGCTGAAGCGCTACCTCTTGGCCTTCTTCGTCTTCAATATGGGCATCCAGACGGTGATGTACCTCGCGGTGATCTTCGCCGAACAGGAGGTCAAGCAAGTGGACGCCGCAGGCACGGTGGTGCCCATCGCCTCCGAGAGCCTGATCATCAGCATCCTGATCATCCAGCTCGTTGCGGCGGTCGGCGCAACGCTCTTCGTGCGGCTCAGCGCGCGCTTCGGGAACATCCGCGCCCTGGCCATCGGCGTGACGGTGTGGGTGGGCATCTGCACGGCCGCCTACTTCACGCGGTGGACGCATGAGTTCTACATCCTGGCGGGCTGCGTGGGACTGGTGATGGGCGGCTGCCAAGCGCTCGCGCGGAGCACCTATGCCAAGTTCCTTCCGGCGACGAATGACACCGCCTCCTATTTCAGCTTCTACGACGTGAGCTACTACCTGGGCACCGTGCTGGGCACCGTGATCTTCGGTGCGGTGTTCCAACTCACCAACGACCTGCGCAACACGGCGATCGCGCTCGGGCTGATCTTCATCGCTGGCGTGGTGCTGCTGCTGCGGGTGCCGAAAGAGGAGGTGCGGATCACAGGGGCCGGAGGGGCCTGA
- a CDS encoding ZIP family metal transporter yields the protein MNTVLDYFSRIDPVVAAFLATTFTWLVTAAGAGLVFFFGNASRKWLDGMLGFTGGVMVAASFWSLLAPSIEMSERMGNIPWLAPAIGFASGALFIFLLDKLLPHLHINFDPSRSEGPATNWHRTTLLVLAITLHNIPEGLAVGVLFGGVAAGMPEASIGGAVALAIGIGLQNFPEGFAVSMPLRRQGVSKLRSFWFGQLSAIVEPVAGVLGAVAVIHMQSVLPYALAFAAGAMIYVVVEEVIPETQQDKYTDIATLGFIGGFIVMMVLDVALG from the coding sequence ATGAACACCGTCCTCGACTATTTCAGCCGCATCGATCCGGTGGTGGCCGCCTTCCTCGCCACCACGTTCACTTGGCTGGTGACTGCAGCGGGCGCGGGCCTTGTCTTCTTCTTCGGCAACGCTTCGCGCAAATGGCTCGATGGCATGCTGGGCTTCACCGGCGGGGTGATGGTGGCCGCGAGCTTCTGGAGCCTGCTGGCACCGAGCATTGAAATGAGCGAGCGCATGGGCAATATCCCATGGCTGGCGCCGGCCATCGGCTTCGCGTCAGGAGCGTTGTTCATCTTCTTGCTCGACAAGCTGTTGCCTCACCTCCACATCAACTTCGATCCGAGCCGCAGCGAAGGGCCCGCCACCAATTGGCACCGAACCACGCTCCTGGTGCTGGCCATCACCTTGCACAACATCCCCGAGGGCCTTGCCGTGGGCGTGCTCTTCGGCGGCGTGGCCGCGGGCATGCCGGAGGCGAGCATCGGCGGGGCGGTGGCCCTGGCCATCGGCATCGGCCTCCAGAACTTCCCGGAAGGCTTCGCGGTGAGCATGCCCTTGCGGCGGCAAGGCGTTAGCAAATTGCGAAGCTTCTGGTTCGGGCAGCTCAGCGCCATCGTGGAGCCCGTGGCAGGCGTCCTCGGCGCGGTGGCCGTGATCCACATGCAGAGCGTGCTGCCCTATGCGCTGGCCTTCGCCGCCGGTGCCATGATCTACGTGGTGGTCGAGGAAGTGATCCCCGAGACGCAACAGGACAAGTACACCGACATCGCGACGCTCGGCTTCATCGGCGGCTTCATCGTGATGATGGTGCTGGATGTGGCGTTGGGGTGA
- a CDS encoding metal-dependent transcriptional regulator, which produces MLTRSEEDHVKAVYALLQENDRAFTKELAERLRTKASSVTDMLKKLAEKGYLKHEPYYGVKLTSKGQVLALQLVRKHRLWETFLVTRLGFGWDEVHEVAEQLEHVGSDKLTDKLFEYLGRPAFDPHGDPIPDKNGRIQARKTKRLDACKAGDQVRIAAVSETTDGLLRLLDAKGLRIGSLLTVQEVHGFDGSMDVKPKSGGAFSLSKDVSHHLQVESA; this is translated from the coding sequence GGAGAACGACCGCGCCTTCACCAAGGAGTTGGCCGAGCGCCTGCGGACCAAGGCCAGCAGCGTCACGGACATGCTGAAGAAGCTGGCGGAGAAGGGCTACCTCAAGCACGAGCCCTACTATGGGGTCAAGCTCACATCCAAAGGCCAGGTGCTCGCCTTGCAGCTCGTGCGCAAGCACCGGCTCTGGGAGACCTTCCTGGTGACCCGCCTCGGCTTCGGCTGGGACGAAGTGCACGAAGTGGCGGAACAGCTCGAGCATGTGGGCAGCGACAAGCTCACGGACAAGCTCTTCGAGTACCTGGGGCGACCGGCCTTCGATCCCCACGGCGACCCGATCCCGGACAAGAACGGGAGGATCCAGGCACGGAAGACCAAGCGCCTCGACGCCTGCAAGGCGGGCGACCAGGTGCGCATAGCCGCTGTGAGCGAGACCACCGATGGCCTGCTGCGCCTGCTCGACGCGAAAGGGTTGCGCATCGGCAGCCTGCTCACCGTGCAGGAAGTGCATGGCTTCGATGGCAGCATGGATGTGAAACCGAAGAGCGGCGGCGCCTTCAGCCTGAGCAAGGACGTCAGCCACCACCTGCAAGTAGAATCCGCATGA